Proteins encoded by one window of Pseudonocardia alni:
- a CDS encoding enoyl-CoA hydratase-related protein, which translates to MSNLQFLKWETDGPVATVWLDRPPVNAVDQQFYRELRAFFGDVERHLPEARVVVLAGRGRHFCAGNDLAAFQTLDPDNAPEQLEQAREAFWAIYDSPYPVIAAVHGAAVGTGLAIAASCDLVVAAEGARFATPEVTVGVLGGAKHLSRLVPQGVVRLMHYTGDLYPAETLLPYGGIVEIVPEEQLLGKARELAHSIARHSPVTLRLAKRSLNGIEYRDLKSGYEFEQDRTRELSGYEDSKEAVNAFLERREPVYTGR; encoded by the coding sequence ATGAGCAATCTGCAGTTCCTGAAGTGGGAGACCGACGGACCGGTCGCCACCGTCTGGCTCGACCGACCGCCGGTGAACGCGGTCGACCAGCAGTTCTACCGCGAGCTCCGCGCGTTCTTCGGCGACGTCGAGCGTCACCTCCCCGAGGCACGCGTCGTCGTCCTCGCCGGGCGGGGCAGGCACTTCTGCGCCGGCAACGACCTCGCCGCCTTCCAGACCCTGGACCCGGACAACGCCCCGGAGCAGCTGGAGCAGGCCCGGGAGGCGTTCTGGGCGATCTACGACTCGCCCTACCCGGTCATCGCGGCGGTCCACGGGGCCGCTGTGGGGACGGGCCTGGCGATCGCGGCCTCGTGCGACCTCGTCGTCGCGGCGGAGGGGGCCCGGTTCGCCACCCCCGAGGTCACCGTCGGGGTGCTGGGCGGCGCGAAGCACCTGTCCCGGCTCGTGCCGCAGGGCGTGGTCCGGCTGATGCACTACACCGGCGACCTCTACCCCGCCGAGACGCTGCTGCCCTACGGCGGCATCGTCGAGATCGTCCCGGAGGAGCAGCTGCTCGGGAAGGCCCGGGAGCTGGCGCACTCCATCGCCCGGCACAGCCCCGTCACCCTGCGGCTGGCCAAGCGCAGCCTCAACGGCATCGAGTACCGCGACCTCAAGTCCGGCTACGAGTTCGAGCAGGACCGGACCCGTGAGCTGTCCG
- a CDS encoding LLM class flavin-dependent oxidoreductase yields the protein MKLGCSFATSLETPEHIRIAEELGYERALCYDSPALYPDVWMVLNQAAERTDRIVLGPGVLIPSLRHPMVTASAITTLVHTAGPDRVLIGIGSGFTGRLAMGRPPVQWARVQHYTEVVRALLRGEQVEWEGAIMQLIQPDERFGPALPISVAWGVAGEGPKGTRVARDLGAELFRITAPEPDFGPQMMMLIGTVLDEGEDPGSERVIDAAGHGAGLFLHWAVEHGVIDELLGEGGHAWAAAYDHIPENVRHIALHDRHVVGVNDVDRPFVDGEVMTAAGLALTREQWRDRFAELEKAGCDWVHFQPAGSDVPRELEAFAAAYHR from the coding sequence ATGAAGCTGGGATGCTCGTTCGCCACGTCGCTGGAGACTCCGGAGCACATCCGCATCGCGGAGGAGCTCGGCTACGAGAGGGCGCTGTGCTACGACTCGCCCGCGCTGTACCCGGACGTCTGGATGGTCCTGAACCAGGCCGCGGAGCGGACCGACCGCATCGTGCTGGGGCCCGGAGTGCTGATCCCGAGCCTGCGCCACCCGATGGTCACCGCCTCGGCGATCACCACGCTGGTGCACACGGCCGGGCCGGACCGCGTCCTGATCGGGATCGGAAGTGGCTTCACCGGCCGCCTCGCCATGGGCAGACCGCCGGTGCAGTGGGCCCGGGTCCAGCACTACACCGAGGTCGTGCGGGCCCTGCTGCGCGGTGAGCAGGTGGAGTGGGAGGGCGCGATCATGCAGCTCATCCAGCCCGACGAGCGCTTCGGCCCGGCTCTGCCGATCTCGGTCGCCTGGGGCGTCGCGGGCGAGGGTCCGAAGGGGACGCGTGTCGCGCGGGACCTCGGCGCGGAGCTGTTCCGGATCACCGCGCCCGAGCCGGACTTCGGGCCGCAGATGATGATGCTCATCGGCACCGTGCTCGACGAGGGCGAGGACCCGGGCTCCGAGCGTGTGATCGACGCCGCGGGCCACGGCGCGGGGCTGTTCCTGCACTGGGCCGTCGAGCACGGCGTGATCGACGAGCTGCTCGGCGAGGGCGGCCACGCGTGGGCCGCGGCCTACGACCACATCCCGGAGAACGTGCGCCACATCGCGCTGCACGACCGGCACGTGGTCGGGGTCAACGACGTCGACCGCCCCTTCGTCGACGGCGAGGTGATGACCGCGGCCGGGCTCGCGCTCACCCGTGAGCAGTGGCGGGACCGGTTCGCCGAGCTGGAGAAGGCCGGGTGCGACTGGGTCCACTTCCAGCCCGCGGGCAGCGACGTCCCGCGCGAGCTCGAGGCGTTTGCCGCCGCCTACCACCGCTGA